A stretch of DNA from bacterium:
AAATTTCCATCTATTGTAATTTCCGTTCCTAAATTACCTTTTTATCGAAAATCTCTATGGATTACAACGCAATTCAAGCCCCTCTCCCGCTGGCGGAAATTCCGGTAGAATCGCGAGCATACTTTTTATCGAGAGATAAACCCCGCCAGGTTCAGCGGCGGCTTCCGGGCGCGGCAAAAGGAGCGTGGCTTCATGGGAAAAATTCTGATTCAGGGCGGCGCCATCTTGTCCATGGACCCCGGGATTGGGGATGTCATCGGCGGAGACGTCCTTATCGAAGAGGACCGCATCCTCGCGATCGGCCAAAACCTCGGCGCCCAGGATGCGGAAGTCATCGACGCCCGCAACCGGATTGTGATGCCCGGCCTGATCAACGCCCACCTCCACACCTGGGAAACCGCCCTTCGGGGCATCGGCGCGGACTGGGGCCGCGGCGAGTATTTCCGCCAGGTGCACCCCGTCCTCGCTCCCCGGTACACCCCGGAGGATACCTACCTCGGCAACTTCATCGGCGTCATGAACCAGATCAACTCCGGCACAACGACGATCTTCGACTGGTGCCACAACAACGCCACCCCGGCCCACTCCGACGCCGCCATCGATGCGCTCTTCGACACCGGCGTCCGCGCCGTCTTCGGCCACGGCACCGTCAAGCCCGACCCCAAGGAAGGGGAGCCCCACTATTCGCAAATCCCCCATCCGGCCGATGAGATCAAGCGGCTGCGCACGGGAAGACTCTCAAACGACGGCGCCCTCGTGACCCTGGCCATGGCCATCCTCGGCTCGGACTACTCGACCTGGGAGGTCACCCTGCACGGCTTCCGGCTCGCCAAGGAGTACGGGCTCCTTTCGAGCGCGCACATCTGGGGAAGAGAAGACCGCCTCGTCAAGGACGGCTATCACCGCCTCGCCAAGGAGGGGCTGCTCGGGCCCGATCACAACCTGGTACACGGAAATTATCTCGGAGACGAAGAACTGAAAGTCATCGTGGACAGCGGAGTATCCCTCACCGCGACCCCGGCGGCGGAGCTTCAGGCCAACCACGGAGAGCCGCTCACCGGAAGGGTGGTTTCTTTCGGCGGGCGCCCCTCCCTCGGGGCCGACCTCGAAATCTACGCGGCGGGCGACATGTTCTACGTCATGCGCTACGGCCTGCAGACCCAGCGGATCTTCGACAACAAAGAGGCCGCCCGAAAGGGCGACATCCCGAACAAGCGCTACTTCAAGGCGCGCGAGGCCATCGAGTGGGCCACCGTCAACAGCGCCATCGCCCTGCGGAAAGAAAATCAGATCGGCTCGATATCGCCGGGCAAGCAGGCGGACATCATTCTCATCCGCACGAACGATCTGAACATGATCCCGGTGAACAACCCGGCCAGCTCCGTCGTCCTTCAGGCCACGGCCGCCAACGTGGACACAGTGCTGATCGCGGGCCGGAAGATGAAGGAAAAGGGGAAGCTCCTCTATCCCGCCGCCGATCTCGGCAGAAAGAAGGCGGCACTGATCGAATCCTCCCGGCGACTGCACAAAGAGGGCGGGATCGAAACCCTGGCCGGGATCTAGGCGCGCTACTTCGAGGCCATCTCGAAAACGCCGTCCCATTCCGGCGGCGGCGGATCGGTCTGAAAAACTTCGCAGCGCTCCAGGTAAAGCCGGCTGCATTTGTCATCCGACCGCGCGTCCAGCGCCCGCCGGAAGGAGGGCGCCGCCTCCCCCCACCTCCGCTCCCGGTACGCCCGAAGGCCCGCCTCGAATTCCTCTCGCGCCGCATCCCGGGCCGGGGAATCCGCGAGCAGGCCGTACACCTCGAAAATCCGCGTCGGCTCCCGCTTTCCGACCACCCGGACGAGATCGATCTCCCGCGCCGCCACCTCGTCCCGCACGCTTTCCCACGTCGTTTCGCTGATGAGGATGTGGGTGCCGTACAGCTTATTGGCCCCCTCCAGGCGGGAGCCAAGATTCACCCCGTCTCCCATCACG
This window harbors:
- a CDS encoding amidohydrolase family protein; its protein translation is MGKILIQGGAILSMDPGIGDVIGGDVLIEEDRILAIGQNLGAQDAEVIDARNRIVMPGLINAHLHTWETALRGIGADWGRGEYFRQVHPVLAPRYTPEDTYLGNFIGVMNQINSGTTTIFDWCHNNATPAHSDAAIDALFDTGVRAVFGHGTVKPDPKEGEPHYSQIPHPADEIKRLRTGRLSNDGALVTLAMAILGSDYSTWEVTLHGFRLAKEYGLLSSAHIWGREDRLVKDGYHRLAKEGLLGPDHNLVHGNYLGDEELKVIVDSGVSLTATPAAELQANHGEPLTGRVVSFGGRPSLGADLEIYAAGDMFYVMRYGLQTQRIFDNKEAARKGDIPNKRYFKAREAIEWATVNSAIALRKENQIGSISPGKQADIILIRTNDLNMIPVNNPASSVVLQATAANVDTVLIAGRKMKEKGKLLYPAADLGRKKAALIESSRRLHKEGGIETLAGI